The following are from one region of the Bacillus methanolicus MGA3 genome:
- the purB gene encoding adenylosuccinate lyase, producing MIERYTRPEMGAIWTEENRFKAWLEVEILACEAWAELGVIPKEDVKKIREKASFNIERIKEIEEETRHDVVAFTRAVSETLGEERKWVHYGLTSTDVVDTALSYLLKQANEILLKDIENFIEILKNKAQEHKYTVMMGRTHGVHAEPTTFGLKLALWYEEMKRNLERFKQAAANIEVGKISGAVGTYANIDPFVEKYVCEKLGLKPAPISTQTLQRDRHAHYMSTIALIATSIEKFAVEIRGLQKSETREVEEFFAKGQKGSSAMPHKRNPIGSENMTGMARVIRGYMMTAYENVPLWHERDISHSSAERIILPDATIALNYMLNRFANIVKNLTVYPENMKRNMDRTLGLIYSQRVLLALIDKGFSREEAYDTVQPKAMEAWEKQVPFRSLIEMDEKITSHLSPAEIDDCFDYHYHLQHVDTIFERLGL from the coding sequence ATGATTGAACGTTATACAAGACCTGAAATGGGAGCGATTTGGACGGAAGAAAATCGCTTTAAAGCTTGGCTTGAGGTTGAAATTCTTGCCTGTGAAGCTTGGGCAGAACTAGGTGTCATACCGAAAGAGGATGTAAAAAAAATCCGTGAAAAAGCATCTTTCAATATTGAGCGCATTAAAGAAATCGAAGAGGAAACAAGACACGATGTTGTTGCATTTACACGGGCCGTTTCCGAAACTTTAGGTGAAGAGCGAAAATGGGTTCACTACGGGTTAACTTCAACCGATGTTGTTGATACAGCTCTTTCTTACCTCTTAAAGCAAGCGAATGAAATTCTTTTAAAAGATATTGAAAACTTTATTGAAATCCTTAAAAACAAAGCGCAAGAACATAAGTATACAGTGATGATGGGGCGCACCCATGGCGTTCATGCAGAACCGACAACGTTTGGACTAAAGCTTGCACTTTGGTATGAAGAAATGAAAAGAAATCTTGAGCGTTTCAAGCAAGCAGCTGCAAATATAGAAGTCGGAAAGATTTCCGGAGCTGTTGGAACGTATGCAAACATTGATCCGTTTGTTGAAAAATACGTTTGTGAAAAACTCGGGCTAAAACCTGCGCCAATTTCTACTCAAACATTGCAACGCGACCGCCATGCCCATTACATGTCAACAATTGCATTGATCGCGACCTCAATTGAAAAATTTGCCGTTGAAATTCGCGGGCTTCAAAAAAGTGAAACACGCGAAGTTGAAGAATTTTTTGCTAAAGGGCAGAAAGGGTCTTCGGCTATGCCGCATAAACGAAACCCGATCGGCTCGGAGAATATGACTGGTATGGCTCGCGTCATCCGTGGTTATATGATGACCGCTTATGAAAATGTTCCTCTCTGGCATGAAAGAGATATTTCCCATTCTTCAGCCGAGCGGATTATTTTACCGGATGCAACGATTGCATTGAATTACATGCTGAACCGTTTTGCGAACATTGTGAAAAACTTGACTGTTTATCCGGAAAATATGAAGCGCAACATGGACCGGACGCTTGGTTTGATTTATTCGCAGCGCGTGCTTCTTGCTTTGATCGATAAAGGCTTCTCCCGCGAAGAGGCATATGATACTGTTCAGCCAAAAGCAATGGAAGCATGGGAAAAGCAAGTGCCGTTTCGCAGTTTAATTGAGATGGACGAAAAGATTACTTCTCACCTTTCGCCGGCTGAAATCGATGATTGCTTTGATTATCACTATCATTTGCAGCACGTAGACACGATCTTTGAACGGTTAGGACTATAA
- the purC gene encoding phosphoribosylaminoimidazolesuccinocarboxamide synthase, whose product MEKRALLYEGKAKKVYQTEDDNIVWIEYKDSATAFNGEKKAEIAGKGRLNNEITSLLFSKLHDEGVESHFIKRLSETEQLVKKVSIIPLETVVRNLAAGSFSKRLGIEEGTPFSKPIVEFYLKNDELGDPLITDAHIIELKLATEEELNELKEKALKVNDILISFFKEIGIRLVDFKLEFGKDADGRILLADEISPDTCRLWDLKTNEKLDKDVFRRDLGNLTEAYENILSRLGGQPACTK is encoded by the coding sequence ATGGAAAAACGAGCTCTGTTATATGAAGGTAAAGCCAAAAAGGTTTATCAAACGGAGGATGACAATATTGTCTGGATCGAGTACAAAGATTCTGCTACCGCCTTTAATGGTGAAAAGAAAGCAGAAATCGCCGGAAAAGGCCGTTTAAATAATGAAATTACCAGTTTGCTATTTTCAAAGCTTCATGATGAAGGAGTCGAATCACATTTTATCAAACGCTTATCAGAAACAGAACAGCTGGTGAAAAAAGTTTCGATTATCCCTCTTGAAACAGTTGTTCGAAACCTTGCTGCCGGAAGTTTTTCAAAAAGGTTAGGAATCGAGGAGGGAACACCATTCTCTAAACCGATTGTCGAATTTTATCTGAAAAACGATGAGCTTGGCGACCCGCTTATTACAGATGCCCATATTATTGAATTGAAGCTTGCTACTGAAGAAGAGTTGAATGAATTAAAAGAAAAAGCATTAAAAGTAAATGACATCTTAATCAGCTTTTTTAAAGAAATTGGAATCCGACTTGTGGACTTCAAATTGGAATTTGGGAAAGACGCTGACGGACGCATTCTTCTTGCTGATGAAATTTCACCGGATACATGCCGCCTGTGGGATTTAAAGACAAATGAAAAGCTTGATAAAGATGTGTTCCGCCGTGACCTTGGAAATTTAACTGAAGCATATGAAAACATTCTTTCCAGATTAGGAGGCCAACCAGCATGTACAAAGTAA
- the purS gene encoding phosphoribosylformylglycinamidine synthase subunit PurS produces MYKVKVYVTLRESVLDPQGTAVKNSLHSLGYSEVADVRIGKYMELMIDKTDRDVETIVNEICDRLLANPVIEDYRYEIEECVAQ; encoded by the coding sequence ATGTACAAAGTAAAAGTTTACGTGACATTACGTGAAAGTGTATTAGATCCTCAAGGAACTGCAGTAAAAAATTCCCTTCATTCTTTAGGCTACAGTGAAGTAGCAGATGTGCGAATCGGTAAATATATGGAGTTAATGATCGACAAAACCGACCGGGATGTGGAAACTATCGTAAACGAAATTTGCGATCGCCTTTTGGCCAATCCGGTTATTGAAGATTATCGCTACGAAATTGAGGAGTGTGTTGCTCAGTGA
- the purQ gene encoding phosphoribosylformylglycinamidine synthase subunit PurQ — translation MKFAVIVFPGSNCDVDMYHAIKDELGEEVEYVWHDAESLEQYDGILLPGGFSYGDYLRSGAIARFSKVMSEVVKAAEAGKPVLGVCNGFQILLEAGLLPGAMRRNESLKFICRPVELKVENNRSMFTSLYKEGEIITIPIAHGEGNYYCDEETLAKLKANNQIVFTYHGTNPNGSLANIAGIMNERGNVLGMMPHPERAVDELLGGADGLKLFQSIVKHWREAYVVNA, via the coding sequence GTGAAATTTGCGGTCATCGTCTTTCCAGGATCAAATTGTGACGTAGATATGTACCATGCCATTAAAGATGAGCTTGGCGAAGAAGTAGAATATGTGTGGCATGATGCTGAAAGTTTGGAACAATACGATGGAATCTTGCTTCCGGGCGGTTTTTCATACGGAGATTATCTTCGTTCAGGAGCGATTGCCCGTTTTAGCAAAGTAATGAGTGAAGTCGTGAAAGCTGCGGAAGCAGGAAAGCCAGTTTTAGGAGTATGCAACGGATTCCAAATTTTATTGGAAGCAGGTTTGTTGCCTGGTGCAATGCGGCGAAATGAAAGCTTAAAATTTATTTGCCGGCCAGTTGAGTTAAAAGTTGAAAACAATCGGTCGATGTTTACTTCCCTATACAAGGAAGGCGAAATTATCACCATTCCAATTGCTCATGGGGAAGGAAATTACTATTGTGATGAAGAAACGCTTGCCAAACTAAAAGCGAATAACCAAATCGTTTTTACGTATCATGGAACGAATCCGAACGGCAGTCTTGCGAATATTGCCGGGATTATGAATGAGCGCGGAAATGTTCTTGGCATGATGCCGCATCCAGAGCGGGCGGTTGATGAACTTCTTGGCGGCGCGGATGGTCTGAAACTTTTTCAATCAATCGTAAAACATTGGAGGGAAGCATATGTTGTTAACGCTTGA
- the purL gene encoding phosphoribosylformylglycinamidine synthase subunit PurL, whose protein sequence is MLLTLEPCTEQIKAEKIYQQMGLSDEEFAMIEKILGRLPNYTETGLFSVMWSEHCSYKNSKPVLKKFPTTGERVLQGPGEGAGIVDIGDEQAVVFKIESHNHPSAIEPYQGAATGVGGIIRDVFSMGARPIALLNSLRFGELDSARVRYLFKEVVAGIAGYGNCIGIPTVGGEVQFDPAYDGNPLVNAMCVGIIDHKDIKKGQAHGVGNTVMYVGAKTGRDGIHGATFASEELNEQSEEKRPAVQVGDPFMEKLLLEACLELVQSDALVGIQDMGAAGLTSSSAEMASKAGSGIEMNLDLVPQRESGMTAYEMMLSESQERMLIVVKKGREQEVIDLFSKYGLEAVAIGRVTDDKMLRLLHKGEVVAEVPVDALAEDAPVYHKPSREPEYFREFQAMENDIPEVNDYKETLLALLQQPTIASKEWVYDQYDYMVRTNTVVTPGSDAAVVRIRGTKKALAMTTDCNSRYLYLDPETGGKIAVAEAARNIICSGAEPLAITDCLNFGNPEKPEIFWQLEKAVDGMSDACRTLGTPVIGGNVSLYNETSGAAVYPTPVVGMVGLVEDLKHVTTQSFKEAGDLIYLVGETKDEFGGSELQKLSYGRIFGKAPELDLETEKIRQQQILNAIRAGLVASAHDIAEGGFAVALAESLFGTAGLGADVKISGNITSALFSETQSRFLLSVKKENKEAFEKLVNATLIGEVTDSSVLRIVSDTNDPVIIADVKELESAWKGAIPCLLK, encoded by the coding sequence ATGTTGTTAACGCTTGAACCGTGTACTGAACAAATAAAAGCAGAGAAAATCTATCAGCAAATGGGCTTGTCTGATGAAGAATTTGCGATGATTGAAAAAATTCTCGGACGCCTTCCAAATTATACAGAAACGGGCCTTTTCTCAGTTATGTGGTCAGAGCATTGCAGCTACAAAAATTCAAAGCCTGTGTTAAAAAAATTTCCGACAACCGGAGAACGGGTGCTGCAGGGACCGGGAGAAGGAGCTGGAATTGTTGATATCGGTGATGAACAAGCGGTTGTTTTCAAAATTGAAAGTCACAACCACCCGTCTGCGATTGAGCCATACCAGGGCGCAGCAACAGGTGTGGGCGGCATTATTCGTGATGTCTTTTCAATGGGCGCAAGACCGATCGCTCTCCTTAACTCTTTACGATTTGGAGAACTGGATTCTGCTCGTGTCCGGTACCTTTTTAAAGAAGTAGTCGCAGGAATTGCCGGATACGGCAACTGTATCGGAATTCCGACAGTAGGCGGTGAAGTGCAATTTGATCCAGCCTATGATGGTAATCCACTCGTGAACGCCATGTGCGTAGGTATTATAGACCATAAGGATATTAAAAAAGGTCAGGCGCATGGTGTAGGAAATACCGTTATGTATGTTGGTGCAAAAACTGGCCGTGACGGAATACACGGGGCAACCTTTGCGTCAGAAGAATTAAATGAGCAATCTGAAGAAAAACGCCCGGCAGTACAAGTTGGCGATCCGTTTATGGAAAAATTGCTGCTGGAAGCCTGTCTTGAGCTCGTTCAATCTGACGCTCTTGTCGGGATCCAGGACATGGGTGCGGCCGGCCTTACAAGTTCATCGGCAGAAATGGCGAGTAAAGCAGGTTCAGGAATTGAAATGAATTTGGATCTTGTGCCTCAGCGGGAATCAGGAATGACTGCATATGAAATGATGTTGTCTGAATCTCAGGAACGAATGCTAATTGTCGTAAAAAAAGGCCGTGAACAGGAAGTCATTGATCTCTTTTCTAAATATGGACTCGAAGCTGTTGCGATCGGCAGAGTAACAGATGATAAAATGCTACGCCTTCTCCATAAAGGTGAAGTTGTTGCGGAGGTTCCTGTTGATGCACTTGCGGAGGATGCTCCTGTTTATCATAAACCGTCTAGAGAGCCGGAATATTTCCGTGAATTCCAGGCGATGGAAAACGATATTCCGGAAGTGAATGATTATAAAGAAACACTTCTTGCCCTCTTGCAGCAGCCGACAATCGCGAGCAAGGAATGGGTTTATGACCAATATGATTACATGGTAAGAACCAATACAGTTGTTACACCGGGTTCAGATGCTGCCGTTGTCCGCATCCGCGGCACGAAAAAAGCATTGGCAATGACGACGGACTGCAACTCCCGTTATCTTTATCTCGATCCGGAAACAGGCGGAAAGATTGCCGTTGCTGAAGCAGCGAGAAATATTATTTGTTCAGGTGCAGAGCCGCTCGCAATTACTGACTGCCTGAACTTTGGAAATCCTGAAAAGCCGGAGATTTTCTGGCAGCTTGAAAAAGCGGTCGACGGAATGAGTGATGCCTGCCGCACGTTAGGTACACCGGTTATTGGCGGAAATGTCTCCTTATACAACGAAACAAGCGGTGCGGCTGTTTACCCTACTCCTGTTGTTGGTATGGTCGGGCTTGTGGAAGATTTAAAGCACGTAACAACACAAAGCTTTAAAGAGGCCGGAGACCTAATTTATCTTGTCGGTGAAACGAAAGACGAGTTCGGCGGCAGTGAACTGCAAAAGCTTTCATATGGTCGTATTTTTGGAAAGGCGCCAGAGTTGGATCTCGAAACAGAGAAAATAAGACAACAGCAAATATTGAATGCAATCCGAGCCGGCCTTGTAGCTTCTGCCCATGATATAGCAGAAGGCGGATTTGCTGTTGCTTTGGCAGAAAGTTTATTTGGAACCGCCGGATTAGGAGCAGATGTGAAAATTTCCGGCAACATTACGTCTGCTTTATTCAGTGAAACCCAGTCCCGCTTCTTGCTTTCTGTGAAAAAAGAAAACAAGGAAGCTTTTGAAAAGCTCGTCAATGCAACGCTTATTGGAGAAGTAACCGATTCATCTGTGCTCAGGATCGTGTCTGATACGAATGATCCCGTTATCATCGCAGATGTTAAAGAATTGGAAAGTGCCTGGAAAGGAGCCATCCCATGTTTGCTGAAATAA
- the purF gene encoding amidophosphoribosyltransferase, translating into MFAEIKGMNEECGIFGIWGHPDAAQITYYGLHSLQHRGQEGAGIVVTDGRHLTGVKGEGLVTEVFTANSMEKLNGKAAIGHVRYATAGGGGYENVQPLLFQSQSGGLAVAHNGNLVNANALKFQLEAQGSIFQTSSDTEVLAHLIKRAGLPEFKDRVKNALTMLKGAYAFLVMTETELMVALDPHGLRPLSIGMLGDAYVVASETCAFDVVGAQYIRDVMPGELLIINDEGMKSEQFSMNTSRAICTMEYIYFSRPDSNIHGINVHTARKNLGKKLAMEAPIEADVVTGVPDSSISVAIGYAEASGIPYEMGLIKNRYVGRTFIQPSQSLREQGVKMKLSAVRGVVEGKRVVMVDDSIVRGTTSKRIVSLLREAGATEVHVVISSPPIKHPCFYGIDTSTREELIASDNSVEEIRQLIGADTLTYLSVEGMIEAIGKNEDGENRGHCLACFTGKYPTEIYPDTLQYYYQKS; encoded by the coding sequence ATGTTTGCTGAAATAAAAGGAATGAATGAAGAGTGCGGTATTTTTGGCATTTGGGGCCACCCTGATGCTGCACAAATCACCTATTATGGACTTCATAGCCTCCAGCACCGCGGACAGGAAGGCGCTGGGATTGTCGTGACAGATGGACGCCACCTGACAGGTGTGAAAGGTGAAGGACTGGTTACCGAAGTATTTACGGCAAATTCAATGGAAAAGCTGAACGGGAAAGCTGCGATCGGCCATGTCCGTTATGCAACTGCCGGCGGAGGCGGATATGAAAATGTCCAGCCTCTCCTTTTCCAATCCCAGAGCGGCGGATTGGCTGTTGCCCATAATGGCAACCTTGTGAATGCTAATGCGCTGAAGTTCCAATTAGAGGCGCAAGGGAGCATTTTTCAAACAAGCTCTGATACAGAAGTTCTTGCTCATTTAATAAAACGCGCCGGCTTACCTGAATTCAAAGACCGCGTTAAAAATGCGTTAACGATGCTGAAAGGGGCTTATGCGTTTCTAGTTATGACGGAGACGGAATTAATGGTCGCGCTAGATCCGCATGGTCTTAGACCACTCTCGATCGGCATGCTAGGGGATGCCTATGTTGTGGCATCTGAAACATGTGCATTTGATGTTGTAGGAGCGCAATATATACGCGATGTAATGCCGGGAGAGCTCTTGATAATCAATGATGAAGGAATGAAATCTGAGCAGTTTTCGATGAATACATCCCGGGCTATTTGTACGATGGAATATATTTATTTTTCCCGCCCGGACAGCAATATTCACGGCATTAACGTTCATACAGCAAGAAAGAACCTCGGCAAAAAGCTGGCAATGGAAGCGCCAATTGAAGCCGATGTAGTAACGGGTGTACCTGATTCAAGCATTTCCGTTGCAATCGGATATGCGGAAGCTTCAGGCATTCCTTATGAAATGGGTCTTATCAAAAATCGCTACGTCGGACGCACGTTTATTCAGCCATCCCAGTCGCTTAGAGAACAGGGAGTAAAGATGAAGCTTTCTGCGGTCCGCGGGGTTGTTGAAGGAAAACGGGTTGTCATGGTTGATGACTCGATCGTAAGGGGAACAACGAGCAAGAGGATTGTGTCGTTGTTAAGAGAAGCGGGCGCAACAGAAGTTCATGTTGTGATCAGCTCTCCGCCGATTAAGCATCCTTGCTTTTACGGAATTGATACTTCAACAAGAGAAGAACTGATTGCTTCAGACAATTCGGTTGAAGAAATCCGCCAATTGATCGGCGCTGATACACTTACGTACTTGTCAGTAGAGGGAATGATTGAGGCGATTGGCAAGAATGAAGACGGCGAAAATCGAGGACACTGCCTCGCTTGTTTTACAGGAAAATATCCGACGGAAATATATCCGGATACTCTCCAGTATTATTATCAAAAAAGTTAA
- the purM gene encoding phosphoribosylformylglycinamidine cyclo-ligase — MANAYKQAGVDIEAGYEAVSRMKKHVQKTMRAGVLGGLGGFGGMFDLSSLQLKEPVLVSGTDGVGTKLMVAFLMDQHDTIGIDAVAMCVNDIVVQGAEPIYFLDYIACGKADPARIEAIVKGIADGCEQAGCALIGGETAEMPGMYEADEYDLAGFAVGAAEKANLITGEKIKEGDVLIGLASNGIHSNGYSLVRKIFFKDAGMSISDHVAELGCTLGEELLRPTRIYVKPILSALQKFEIKGMAHITGGGFIENIPRMLPEGLGAEIHEGSWPELPIFNVMESVGHLEHSEMYNIFNMGIGMVLAVDKKIAADVIEHFNNSGEKAYQIGFVTDRNGIEIR, encoded by the coding sequence ATGGCGAACGCTTATAAACAAGCGGGTGTGGATATAGAAGCAGGATATGAAGCGGTTTCGCGCATGAAAAAGCATGTGCAAAAAACAATGCGTGCCGGTGTATTAGGCGGCTTGGGCGGATTTGGAGGCATGTTTGATCTTTCATCCCTTCAACTAAAAGAGCCAGTGCTTGTTTCCGGTACGGACGGAGTCGGAACGAAACTTATGGTTGCGTTTTTAATGGATCAGCACGATACGATCGGAATCGACGCAGTCGCCATGTGTGTGAATGACATAGTTGTTCAAGGTGCAGAACCAATTTACTTTTTAGATTATATTGCTTGCGGAAAGGCAGACCCTGCGCGGATTGAAGCCATTGTTAAAGGAATCGCCGATGGATGCGAGCAGGCCGGATGTGCTTTAATTGGCGGAGAAACAGCTGAGATGCCGGGAATGTATGAAGCAGATGAATACGACTTGGCAGGATTTGCAGTCGGTGCCGCCGAAAAGGCAAACCTCATTACAGGTGAAAAGATCAAGGAAGGCGATGTGTTAATTGGATTAGCCTCGAACGGAATCCACAGCAACGGTTATTCGCTTGTCCGAAAAATCTTTTTCAAAGATGCAGGCATGTCTATATCCGATCATGTTGCAGAATTGGGCTGTACATTAGGGGAAGAGCTGCTTCGTCCGACAAGGATTTATGTTAAGCCGATTCTATCAGCCCTTCAAAAGTTTGAAATCAAAGGGATGGCCCATATAACCGGCGGAGGGTTTATTGAAAATATTCCACGCATGCTGCCGGAAGGGCTTGGTGCAGAAATCCATGAAGGTTCATGGCCGGAATTGCCGATTTTCAATGTAATGGAATCTGTTGGACACTTAGAGCACAGCGAAATGTACAATATTTTTAATATGGGAATAGGCATGGTTTTAGCAGTTGATAAAAAGATCGCGGCTGATGTGATCGAGCATTTTAATAATAGCGGAGAAAAAGCTTATCAAATTGGATTTGTTACGGATCGAAACGGAATCGAAATTCGTTGA
- the purN gene encoding phosphoribosylglycinamide formyltransferase, protein MKNIAVFASGSGSNFQAILDAINNGSLKAKIKLLVCDQKNAYAIERAKAAQIPQFVFTAKNYLNKEEYENEIVHELKKYGVEFIVLAGYMRLIGPTLLKEYEGRIVNIHPSLLPAFPGKDAIGQALAARVKVSGVTIHFVDEGMDTGPIIAQQAVTIEDGETRESLQRKIQAVEHKLYPEVLQKLFSTSKEEEKWETSVH, encoded by the coding sequence ATGAAAAACATCGCCGTATTTGCTTCAGGAAGCGGCAGCAATTTTCAAGCGATACTTGATGCCATTAACAACGGGAGCCTTAAAGCTAAAATCAAGCTCCTTGTATGCGATCAGAAAAATGCGTATGCGATTGAACGGGCAAAGGCAGCCCAAATTCCGCAATTTGTTTTTACAGCCAAAAATTATCTCAATAAAGAAGAATACGAAAATGAAATCGTGCACGAACTAAAGAAATATGGCGTTGAATTTATTGTTCTCGCAGGCTACATGAGGTTAATTGGTCCAACTCTATTAAAGGAATATGAGGGCCGTATCGTTAATATTCACCCATCCTTGCTTCCTGCTTTTCCGGGGAAGGATGCGATTGGGCAGGCATTAGCGGCAAGGGTGAAAGTGAGCGGAGTGACCATTCACTTTGTTGATGAAGGGATGGATACAGGACCGATTATTGCCCAGCAGGCTGTCACCATTGAAGATGGTGAGACTCGCGAAAGTTTACAAAGAAAAATTCAGGCCGTCGAACACAAGCTTTATCCGGAAGTATTGCAAAAGCTCTTTTCTACATCAAAGGAGGAAGAAAAATGGGAAACAAGCGTGCACTAA
- the purH gene encoding bifunctional phosphoribosylaminoimidazolecarboxamide formyltransferase/IMP cyclohydrolase has translation MGNKRALISVSNKENIVEFAKQLAELGFEIISTGGTKKVLQENKIPVIGISDVTDFPEILEGRVKTLHPRIHGALLAKFDNKDHQQQIAYHQIKPIQLVCVNLYPFQETIAKPEATVEDAIENIDIGGPTMLRASAKNHEYVTVVVDPADYETVLSELRNFGEVQKETRRKLAAKVFRHTAAYDALIAEYMTELVEEKTPEKLTVTYELKQPLRYGENPHQKAAFYRKPLGSKFSIANADQLHGKELSYNNINDADAALQIVKEFTEPTAVAVKHMNPCGVGTGETIYDAFTKAFEADPVSIFGGIIALNREVDAETAKKLHEIFLEIIIAPSFSTEALEILTSKKNLRLLTIPFDEQQSGELKLTSIEGGLLVQEQDAFTLENASISVPTKREPTEEEWKALKFGWKVVKHVKSNAIVVAGKDMTLGIGAGQMNRVGAAKIALEQAGEKANGAVLASDAFFPMDDTVEAAAKAGITAIIQPGGSIRDEDSIKKADEYGIAMVFTGVRHFKH, from the coding sequence ATGGGAAACAAGCGTGCACTAATCAGTGTTTCAAATAAAGAAAATATCGTGGAATTTGCTAAACAGCTAGCTGAACTCGGTTTTGAAATTATTTCAACGGGCGGAACAAAAAAGGTGCTTCAGGAAAATAAAATCCCTGTAATTGGCATCAGCGATGTTACTGATTTTCCGGAAATTTTGGAAGGACGGGTTAAAACGCTTCATCCGAGAATCCATGGAGCTCTTTTAGCTAAATTTGATAATAAAGACCATCAGCAGCAAATTGCTTATCATCAGATTAAGCCGATCCAGCTTGTTTGCGTCAATCTTTATCCGTTCCAGGAGACGATTGCAAAGCCTGAAGCAACGGTTGAGGATGCGATAGAAAACATCGACATCGGCGGTCCGACAATGCTAAGAGCATCAGCGAAAAACCATGAGTATGTAACAGTAGTGGTCGATCCTGCAGATTATGAAACAGTTTTATCTGAGTTAAGAAATTTCGGAGAAGTGCAAAAAGAAACGCGCCGGAAACTAGCTGCAAAAGTCTTCCGCCATACAGCTGCTTATGATGCGTTAATTGCGGAATATATGACGGAATTGGTAGAGGAAAAAACACCTGAAAAATTAACGGTGACTTACGAGTTGAAACAACCGCTTCGCTACGGGGAAAACCCGCATCAAAAAGCTGCATTTTACCGGAAGCCGCTTGGATCCAAATTTTCCATCGCTAATGCCGATCAATTACACGGAAAAGAGCTTTCCTATAACAATATCAACGATGCAGATGCCGCACTGCAAATCGTAAAAGAATTTACAGAGCCGACAGCGGTGGCCGTTAAACATATGAATCCTTGCGGCGTTGGCACTGGGGAAACAATTTATGACGCGTTTACAAAAGCGTTTGAAGCGGATCCTGTTTCGATTTTTGGCGGAATTATTGCTTTGAATCGCGAAGTGGACGCTGAAACAGCCAAGAAGCTTCACGAAATTTTCTTAGAAATTATTATCGCGCCTTCTTTTTCAACGGAAGCTCTGGAAATTTTAACATCGAAAAAGAATTTGCGTTTATTAACTATTCCTTTTGATGAACAACAATCGGGCGAATTGAAGCTTACATCCATTGAAGGTGGATTGCTCGTTCAGGAACAGGACGCGTTCACGCTAGAAAATGCATCGATTTCCGTTCCGACAAAGCGGGAACCAACCGAAGAAGAATGGAAGGCTTTAAAGTTTGGCTGGAAAGTCGTTAAGCATGTGAAGTCGAACGCTATAGTCGTAGCTGGTAAAGATATGACGCTCGGTATTGGCGCAGGGCAAATGAATCGAGTCGGAGCTGCGAAAATCGCTCTTGAACAGGCTGGTGAAAAAGCAAACGGAGCCGTACTTGCATCAGATGCGTTTTTCCCAATGGATGATACAGTTGAAGCGGCAGCGAAAGCCGGAATTACAGCAATTATTCAGCCGGGCGGTTCAATTCGTGACGAAGATTCGATTAAAAAAGCAGATGAGTACGGAATCGCTATGGTCTTTACTGGCGTTAGGCATTTTAAACATTAA